In the genome of Bacteroidota bacterium, one region contains:
- a CDS encoding GIY-YIG nuclease family protein produces MGCCTYILFSQLANKYYVGSTNNLDERLKEHN; encoded by the coding sequence ATGGGATGTTGTACCTATATCTTGTTTTCTCAGTTGGCCAATAAATATTATGTTGGCAGCACAAATAATTTGGATGAACGCCTAAAAGAGCATAACA